A single genomic interval of bacterium harbors:
- the fbp gene encoding fructose-1,6-bisphosphate aldolase/phosphatase, translating to MAGKITLSVIKADIGGLVGHSASHPDIIAKAREELEKARKSGLLVDFDIFTCGDDLELIMTHTQGPDAEKIHKLAWDTFVAGTEVAKKLHLYGAGQDLLADAFSGNVKGMGPGVAEMEFEERKSEPVLVFAADKCAPGAWNLPLYKMFADPFNTAGLVIDPNMHDGFKFDVYDIHRSKHIVFSCPEELYDMLVFVGAPDHFLIRAVYRKDNGDIAAASSTQKLALIAGRYVGKDDPVCVVRCQSGLPAVGEALEPFAFPHTVSGWMRGSHMGPLMPVSLAQAHPTRFDGPPRVVCVGYQLADGGLASHRDMFDDPSYDEARRTANRIGEYLRRHGPFEPHRLPFAEMEYTTMPAVQKKLESRWEDI from the coding sequence AAAGCCCGTGAGGAGCTCGAAAAGGCCCGGAAAAGCGGCCTGCTCGTCGACTTCGACATCTTCACCTGCGGCGACGACCTCGAGCTCATTATGACGCACACCCAGGGCCCCGACGCCGAGAAGATCCACAAGCTGGCCTGGGATACCTTCGTCGCCGGCACCGAGGTGGCGAAAAAGCTCCACCTCTACGGCGCGGGCCAGGACCTGTTGGCCGACGCCTTCTCCGGCAACGTCAAGGGGATGGGCCCGGGCGTGGCCGAGATGGAGTTCGAGGAACGCAAGAGCGAGCCGGTGCTCGTCTTCGCGGCCGACAAGTGCGCGCCCGGCGCGTGGAACCTGCCGCTCTACAAGATGTTCGCCGACCCGTTCAACACCGCGGGCCTGGTCATCGACCCCAACATGCACGACGGTTTCAAATTCGACGTCTACGACATCCACCGCAGCAAGCACATCGTCTTCTCCTGCCCGGAGGAGCTCTACGACATGCTGGTATTCGTCGGCGCACCGGACCACTTCCTCATCCGCGCCGTCTACCGTAAGGACAACGGCGACATTGCGGCGGCGTCGTCGACGCAGAAGCTCGCGCTCATCGCGGGGCGCTACGTCGGCAAGGACGACCCGGTGTGCGTCGTGCGCTGCCAGTCAGGGCTCCCGGCGGTGGGCGAGGCGCTGGAGCCGTTCGCGTTCCCGCACACCGTCTCGGGCTGGATGCGCGGCTCGCACATGGGGCCGCTGATGCCGGTCTCGCTCGCGCAGGCGCACCCCACCCGCTTCGACGGGCCGCCGCGCGTCGTCTGCGTCGGCTACCAGCTCGCGGACGGGGGCCTGGCCAGCCACCGCGACATGTTCGACGACCCGAGCTACGACGAGGCCCGGCGGACCGCCAACCGCATCGGCGAATACCTGCGCCGCCACGGCCCGTTCGAGCCGCACCGGCTGCCCTTCGCCGAGATGGAGTACACGACGATGCCGGCGGTCCAGAAGAAGCTCGAAAGCCGCTGGGAAGATATCTAA